The DNA region CGTGACCCGGATGTAGCGAACCTCGCCGTTCACGAGGGCCTTGACACGCTGAAGATTTGGCAGGAAACGCCGTTTGGTGATGGCCGTCACGTGCGTGCCGATGCCGCCTTTCTTCTTGGCCTTGCCGCTGCGCCAAATGTGGCTGCCTTTGATCGATCCTGTGCCTGTCAGTTCACAAATTCTCGCC from Verrucomicrobiota bacterium includes:
- the rpmB gene encoding 50S ribosomal protein L28; the encoded protein is MARICELTGTGSIKGSHIWRSGKAKKKGGIGTHVTAITKRRFLPNLQRVKALVNGEVRYIRVTANAIKKGLVTKAPKRTWKKGQETETLNR